GACACTCTTCAGGAATCTTCTCCTTCTGCCCTCTCTCACTCAAATAACCCAGATGATGCCGACACTCTGAAGACTCAGCCTTCTTAGGTGGCGCTTTCAATTCGGGCTCAGGTTTCTTTTCGATTATCAGGCGGCTTTCTTTTTTTATCGACGGGGCATCAATTTTTGTGAGACAATACGGGCAAGCGTCGTATGGTTCTGTTGCGTCCTCTTGAAGATTAAGTGTCTTAAGAGGTTTACTGAACGTTCTTTTACACGCTGGGTTCGGACAGGTAGGCACTCTTTTTCCCCGTTTTTCTTAATTTATTGTTAAACCTATAGACTTAGTTGCGGGCGCATATAGTTTTAATGAATTCAAAATTAGGATTACCACTTAATCAACCGGGCAGGCTTGCGCTGGTGAAGCAAGCTTCTTTAAGTCATCAGCTCCTTCAGCATAACCTGAAGCAACCAGTATATCTCCCTCTTTTATTCTCGAGTCAGCGCGCGGACGCAAACACATGTCATTTCTTTTTATAACTAAAACCCACATGCCTGTTTCTTCACTTACGCGGGCTTCTTTTAGTGTCTTTCCCACGAGCGGTGACCCCGCGGTAACACATGCTTGAGTAACCGTTTCTTCCGCTTCTTTAATTGCAAGCGTTAAGATAGGATGCGGCTTGATTTCTCTTAAAACAACTTCTGCCATGTCCGCGGCGGCATCAGCTATTTTTTCTGTAGCTACCCCTAATCTGATTAATCCAAGAAAGCCTGAGGCTTCTTCTTTTTTAAAATCACTTGATAGAGCAAGCAACTCAAACTCTGTATGCATTTTATCCATGCGCTCTTCAAGCTGCTCAACTTCTTCCGCAAGTTCCTTACTATTCAGCATCAAGGCAGAGTATGCCAAATCCATCATTAACTCGGAAGTATCCTTGAGTTCAACAAATCTCGAAACGATTTCCTCAAACTTGGCGCGTTTTTCGTGCTCCAAGCTTGCAAGTTCCCCTCCCGCTAAATCCTTGAATTCTTCGACCCCCACCGGCGCTCCACGAGTTATGAGAATGTCTCCTTCGAGAACTTTCTCTGTTTTCTTCGGGTCAAGTTTCCAATCGTTATTTCGGCGGATGGCCAAGATGTCTACGCCCATGCGCGCCGCTAAATTCAATTCACCAATTTGCTTATTGATTATCTCCGAGTTGGGTTTAACAGTTACTTTCATCAATCGTTCTTCTACTTTTTCGAAGATTTCACCAACTATAGGATGAATACCAATGTTCCTCGTAACTATCGCTGCTATGTCCGCGGCGGCATCTGAAATTTTATCCGTTGACGCTGCAACAGTAGAGACACCGATTAATGCTTCCGCGTCCTCTGGGCCCCTTGCCGCAACCATTATCTCAATCTCAAGCAAGTAGCCTAACGTATCTACACGACTCTCAAGTGCAAGAACGTCTTCCGCGAGGTCTTTATCGTTGTATAATGCTGCGGAATAGGCTAAATCAATCATTAATTCAGAGAGGTTCTTCATTTCAAGCAGAAGCTCTCTAACTGGGATGGGCTTATACTCTATTTTTTCAAAGTGAGGCAATATTGAAATAGCGCTCCACGGTCAAAATAAAGGCAGTTCTAGAATATTTTACTTATGCTTCTATTAGTATTAAATCGTTAGAAGCAACGCTGCAAATAGAGCCATCGTCATAAAACTATCGGCTAACGCGCTGCCAACAGGAATAACAAAATTATCAGGGTCTAAGCCTCTCTTAAATGTTAAAATCGAAATCCAATAAGATATTATGCTAATCGCAACAAACGCAATAACGTTTGAAATGGCAAACACAGGCAACAGTCTAGCAATTCCTTCCAAAGAAAGTGCTCTATTTATAATCAGAGAAAGGAAACCTAAAACGATAAAGAGCAAGAAAGACGCAGCCCAAATGCTGAAGATGTTTTTGGCATGACTTTTTATTGATGAAAAAGAGGGGTTAAGGACGCCTAAGGCAAGCTTTGTTGTGGCAGTAGCGCCAACAATCAATCCTGCGTCTCCCATAATGTCAATCATTGCAGGGTAAGCGGTAAAAATTGTTGCTTGCTCAAACGCAAGACTGTTCACTGCTAACAGGAAGGTTCCAGTAATGTTAACAAGAAAAGACACTAGAAGCATTGTCCCTAACGACTCTTTTAATGCGCCAGTAAACTCTGTTTGCCGTATGCTTCTGGGCAATATAGCTAAAACTAATGAAACGTTAACGAGGCCAAATAGTATTATCGCCCCTCTGCCCCACGCGCCAAAAAAGTAAAGGTTCAGAACCGCTATGTAAAAGAATGTTATAATTATGTTCGCCACTATGGAGACTGCTGGGTACACCGTAGTCTCTGGGTCTAAACTTCTCTTAAATGAAATAAACGCTAACTTGACAGTTGCTAACGTAATGAGTAAACTCAAAGACATTGTTGCAACTATAACTGTTAAAATAGCTGAAAAATCAGCGATTGTCAGTCCCCAAAGCAAACTTCCAAAAAAGAGTGAAATAACACTGATTGTTCCTGCCGTGGCTAAAGTTAAAACAACCATTGCTTCAATTAGCTTCTTGAAGCTTTTTGTGTTTCCAAAGAATTTGGGATAAATACTTCCAAGATGTAATGCGGTGATTAAGCGACCAGACAGTAATCCGTTGATAACCCCTCTTGCACTTAGAACAGCTGGATACAGCGCTATAGCCCACAGAGGTAGTTGCTCAAAAACGCCAAGTTGCAGAGCAATCATGTAACCTGCAAATAACCCGATTAAATCAAATATTGATGCGAATGAGGCTTCTTTAAACATTGCAAAGAAACTCTTAGAGAGGCTGGTGCGTGAAATATTTTAGGCCTCCTAACATTTAGCAAACGAAACAGAGCGCTGTTTTAATGTTGTTAAAAAGGCATTAACTTCGATATGTACCTCTCTCATTACGACCGCCTTTATCGACTTTTGGGAATCTGCAATCACGTTTTCGCCTTCCAGTTTTGGTTGGCGGTCCACAGTCAAACTAGACCCTGTGTTTTACGGACGCCAAAGCCGCTTAACTATCCTTGTTAAAGTTTTGAAAGAGGTCAATGTCTTAAATAGTTTCTGTATCAAGCTAATGGTGGCACAAAAGGCAGTTTAGCTTCTATCTGCCTTTTTCTTTTTGGTTCTTCGGTTGGTAGACGCACCACGGGTCTTCAGCCAAGTAATCACTCTTCACATCTGCAGGTTCATGGAGGTCACCGCAGTAATCAATGAAATCACTTGAAAGACCATAAGCGCGTGCTCGGCAACCGCCGCATACTGTACGGAATTCACAGGCTCCACACTTTCCCTTTAGACAGTCAGGGTTTCGTAAGTCCTTGAATACCTTTGAGTTGAACCATATGTCTTTGAAACTTGTTTCTTTGACGTTCCCAAGTTTGATGGGCAAGTAGGGACATGGTGTTACGTCACCGTTTGGATAGATACGACAGTAATGTAATCCTGCGATGCAACCGCGAATCCACTGCCTCATGTCCAAGCCCATGCCTTGAGCGATACGCATGAATTGTGGTGCACATGAGGGGCGAACGTTTAATCTGTGTTTGTGGACTTTTGCGAAGGTTTTGGTAATCATGTCCTCGTATTTTTGGGGAGAAATATCCGCGATTTTTGAGCCTC
The Candidatus Bathyarchaeota archaeon genome window above contains:
- a CDS encoding potassium channel protein codes for the protein MPHFEKIEYKPIPVRELLLEMKNLSELMIDLAYSAALYNDKDLAEDVLALESRVDTLGYLLEIEIMVAARGPEDAEALIGVSTVAASTDKISDAAADIAAIVTRNIGIHPIVGEIFEKVEERLMKVTVKPNSEIINKQIGELNLAARMGVDILAIRRNNDWKLDPKKTEKVLEGDILITRGAPVGVEEFKDLAGGELASLEHEKRAKFEEIVSRFVELKDTSELMMDLAYSALMLNSKELAEEVEQLEERMDKMHTEFELLALSSDFKKEEASGFLGLIRLGVATEKIADAAADMAEVVLREIKPHPILTLAIKEAEETVTQACVTAGSPLVGKTLKEARVSEETGMWVLVIKRNDMCLRPRADSRIKEGDILVASGYAEGADDLKKLASPAQACPVD
- a CDS encoding magnesium transporter; amino-acid sequence: MFKEASFASIFDLIGLFAGYMIALQLGVFEQLPLWAIALYPAVLSARGVINGLLSGRLITALHLGSIYPKFFGNTKSFKKLIEAMVVLTLATAGTISVISLFFGSLLWGLTIADFSAILTVIVATMSLSLLITLATVKLAFISFKRSLDPETTVYPAVSIVANIIITFFYIAVLNLYFFGAWGRGAIILFGLVNVSLVLAILPRSIRQTEFTGALKESLGTMLLVSFLVNITGTFLLAVNSLAFEQATIFTAYPAMIDIMGDAGLIVGATATTKLALGVLNPSFSSIKSHAKNIFSIWAASFLLFIVLGFLSLIINRALSLEGIARLLPVFAISNVIAFVAISIISYWISILTFKRGLDPDNFVIPVGSALADSFMTMALFAALLLTI